In Trifolium pratense cultivar HEN17-A07 linkage group LG7, ARS_RC_1.1, whole genome shotgun sequence, a genomic segment contains:
- the LOC123899770 gene encoding alanine--tRNA ligase, chloroplastic/mitochondrial isoform X4, giving the protein MEGLAVPFPHLLPLPPFPKLATVTAVAAISTSTSTSTGGGGGGFISLKQQQLQLRPRRGSPPYCTASSSSSSHSQSEEEERVSGDSIRERFLNFYASRGHKVLPSASLVPDDPTVLLTIAGMLQFKPIFLGNVPRQVPRATTSQRCIRTNDVNNVGNTSRHHTFFEMLGNFSFGDYFKKQAIQWAWDLSTVEFGLPPQRLWISVYQDDDESFQLWSQQVGVPVERIKRLGEDDNFWTSGVTGPCGPCSEIYYDFHPERGYIDAQDLGDDTRFIEFYNLVFMQYNKKDDGSLEPLKQMNIDTGLGLERLARILQKVPNNYETDLILPIIEKASQLANVSYGISDDQTKRYLKIVGDHMRAIVFLISDGVVPSNVGRGYVVRRLIRRVVRTGRLLGIKGDGRGDLEGAFLPTIAEKVVELSTHIDADVKNRAPRILEELKREEFRFVQTLERGEKLLDEKLADAISSAERNGSVPCLAGEDVFILYDTYGFPMEITKEVAEERGVCIDMNGFDIEMEKQRRQSQAAHNTVKLAIGSGTNIADNVPDTEFIGYESLYCKAIVASLVVNGDPAVQVSEGSNVEVLLNKTPFYAESGGQIGDHGFLYISEGENQPKAVVEIIDVQKSFGNIFVHKGRVQKGVVEVGKQVEATVDVKLRQRAKVHHTATHLLQAALKKVIGQETSQAGSLVAFDRLRFDFNFHRPLLDSELAEIEVLINGWIENAILLQTKVMPLADAKRAGAIAMFGEKYGEEVRVVEVPGVSMELCGGTHVSNTSEIRGFKVISEQGIASGVRRIEAVAGEAFIEYVNARDSYLKQLCSTLKVKPEEVTARIENLLEELRVARNENSAVRAKAAVYKASVIANRAFLVGNSKQYSAKPY; this is encoded by the exons ATGGAAGGGTTGGCGGTTCCATTCCCACACCTTTTGCCATTGCCGCCCTTTCCAAAACTTGCCACCGTTACTGCTGTTGCTGCTATTTCCACTTCCACTTCCACTTCCACCG gaggaggaggaggaggatttATCTctctcaaacaacaacaactacaACTGCGTCCACGTCGTGGTTCTCCGCCCTATTGTacagcatcatcatcatcatcatctcacTCGCAGTCTGAGGAAGAAGAACGTGTGAGTGGAGATTCCATACGCGAAAGATTTCTGAATTTTTATGCTTCCCGTGGTCACAAGGTCCTTCCAAGTGCTTCTCTCGTCCCAGATGACCCCACCGTTCTTCTCACTATCGCTGGGATGCTTCAATTCAAGCCTATCTTCCTTGGAAATGTTCCCAGACAAGTCCCTCGTGCTACTACTTCACAGCGCTGCATCCGTACTAATGATGTCAACAATGTTGGCAATACCTCAAGACATCATACCTTCTTTGAGATGCTTGGAAACTTCAGCTTTGGTGATTACTTCAAAAAACAAGCTATTCAATGGGCATGGGACCTATCTACTGTTGA GTTTGGTTTGCCTCCTCAAAGATTATGGATTAGTGTTTATCAAGATGATGATGAGTCTTTTCAGTTATGGTCTCAACAG GTTGGTGTTCCCGTTGAGCGAATAAAGAGGTTGGGTGAAGACGACAACTTTTGGACCAGTGGAGTCACGGGTCCATGTGGTCCTTGCTCCGAAATTTATTATGATTTTCATCCTGAGAGGGGATACATCGATGCC CAGGATCTTGGTGATGATACGCGTTTTATAGAGTTCTACAATCTAGTATTCATGCAATACAATAAAAAAGACGATGGTTCTCTTGAACCGCTAAAGCAGATGAACATCGATACTGGGCTCGGTCTAGAGCGCTTGGCTCGCATTCTTCAAAAG GTTCCAAACAACTATGAAACTGACTTGATTCTCCCCATCATAGAGAAGGCGTCTCAATTAGCAAATGTTTCATATGGCATTTCTGATGATCAGACAAAGAGGTATCTGAAA atTGTAGGAGATCACATGCGTGCAATTGTGTTTCTCATCTCTGACGGGGTCGTCCCATCAAATGTTGGGAGGGGTTATGTAGTTAGACGGCTTATCAGAAGGGTTGTTCGTACAGGCAGGTTGCTTGGTATAAAAGGTGATGGTAGGGGAGACCTTGAAGGAGCATTTTTACCTACTATTGCTGAGAAAGTAGTAGAATTAAGTACACACATTGACGCTGATGTGAAGAACAGAGCACCCCGAATCCTCGAGGAGTTGAAGAGGGAAGAGTTTCGGTTTGTGCAGACGCTGGAAAGAGGAGAGAAGTTGCTTGATGAAAAGCTTGCAGATGCTATATCAAGTGCTGAACGAAATGGATCTGTACCTTGTTTGGCTGGTGAAGATGTGTTTATTTTGTATGACACTTATGGTTTCCCCATGGAAATAACAAAAGAAGTGGCTGAAGAGCGTGGTGTGTGTATTGACATGAATGGTTTTGATATTGAGATGGAGAAGCAAAGGCGTCAATCTCAAGCTGCACACAATACTGTCAAGCTTGCCATTGGAAGCGGGACAAATATTGCAGACAATGTACCTGACACTGAATTTATTGGATATGAAAGTCTTTATTGTAAAGCTATCGTAGCAAGCCTAGTGGTAAATGGCGATCCAGCTGTACAGGTCAGTGAAGGGAGTAATGTGGAAGTTTTGCTAAACAAGACTCCATTTTATGCTGAATCTGGAGGACAAATTGGAGATCATGGTTTTCTGTATATATCAGAGGGTGAGAATCAACCTAAAGCTGTAGTGGAGATAATAGATGTTCAGAAGTCTTTTGGTAATATATTTGTTCACAAGGGTAGAGTCCAAAAGGGTGTTGTAGAGGTTGGCAAACAAGTGGAAGCAACAGTGGATGTAAAGTTGAGGCAACGAGCTAAG GTTCATCATACTGCTACTCATTTACTACAAGCAGCACTTAAAAAAGTCATTGGTCAGGAGACCTCTCAAGCTGGTTCTTTGGTGGCATTTGATCGTCTCAGGTTTGATTTCAACTTCCACCGTCCACTTCTTGATAGCGAGCTTGCAGAAATTGAAGTGCTGATAAACGGATGGATTGAGAATGCGATTCTTCTTCAGACCAAAGTGATGCCTCTTGCTGATGCAAAAAGAGCAGGAGCAATTGCAATGTTTGGAGAAAAATATGGGGAAGAG GTACGTGTGGTAGAGGTTCCTGGAGTATCGATGGAACTTTGTGGTGGGACTCATGTCAGTAATACTTCTGAAATTCGTGGTTTTAAAGTAATTTCAGAGCAGGGTATTGCATCTGGTGTCAGGCGAATAGAAGCTGTAGCTGGGGAAGCTTTCATTGAATATGTCAATGCCCGAGATTCTTATCTGAAACAGCTATGTTCCACTCTCAAA GTTAAACCTGAAGAAGTAACTGCGAGGATAGAAAACCTTTTAGAGGAGTTACGGGTAGCAAGAAATGAAAATTCGGCTGTGCGTGCAAAAGCAGCAGTCTACAAAGCTTCAGTAATTGCAAACAGAGCGTTTTTGGTGGGGAACTCAAAACAGTACAG TGCAAAACCCTATTAA
- the LOC123899770 gene encoding alanine--tRNA ligase, chloroplastic/mitochondrial isoform X5, translating into MEGLAVPFPHLLPLPPFPKLATVTAVAAISTSTSTSTGGGGGGFISLKQQQLQLRPRRGSPPYCTASSSSSSHSQSEEEERVSGDSIRERFLNFYASRGHKVLPSASLVPDDPTVLLTIAGMLQFKPIFLGNVPRQVPRATTSQRCIRTNDVNNVGNTSRHHTFFEMLGNFSFGDYFKKQAIQWAWDLSTVEFGLPPQRLWISVYQDDDESFQLWSQQVGVPVERIKRLGEDDNFWTSGVTGPCGPCSEIYYDFHPERGYIDADLGDDTRFIEFYNLVFMQYNKKDDGSLEPLKQMNIDTGLGLERLARILQKVPNNYETDLILPIIEKASQLANVSYGISDDQTKRYLKIVGDHMRAIVFLISDGVVPSNVGRGYVVRRLIRRVVRTGRLLGIKGDGRGDLEGAFLPTIAEKVVELSTHIDADVKNRAPRILEELKREEFRFVQTLERGEKLLDEKLADAISSAERNGSVPCLAGEDVFILYDTYGFPMEITKEVAEERGVCIDMNGFDIEMEKQRRQSQAAHNTVKLAIGSGTNIADNVPDTEFIGYESLYCKAIVASLVVNGDPAVQVSEGSNVEVLLNKTPFYAESGGQIGDHGFLYISEGENQPKAVVEIIDVQKSFGNIFVHKGRVQKGVVEVGKQVEATVDVKLRQRAKVHHTATHLLQAALKKVIGQETSQAGSLVAFDRLRFDFNFHRPLLDSELAEIEVLINGWIENAILLQTKVMPLADAKRAGAIAMFGEKYGEEVRVVEVPGVSMELCGGTHVSNTSEIRGFKVISEQGIASGVRRIEAVAGEAFIEYVNARDSYLKQLCSTLKVKPEEVTARIENLLEELRVARNENSAVRAKAAVYKASVIANRAFLVGNSKQYSAKPY; encoded by the exons ATGGAAGGGTTGGCGGTTCCATTCCCACACCTTTTGCCATTGCCGCCCTTTCCAAAACTTGCCACCGTTACTGCTGTTGCTGCTATTTCCACTTCCACTTCCACTTCCACCG gaggaggaggaggaggatttATCTctctcaaacaacaacaactacaACTGCGTCCACGTCGTGGTTCTCCGCCCTATTGTacagcatcatcatcatcatcatctcacTCGCAGTCTGAGGAAGAAGAACGTGTGAGTGGAGATTCCATACGCGAAAGATTTCTGAATTTTTATGCTTCCCGTGGTCACAAGGTCCTTCCAAGTGCTTCTCTCGTCCCAGATGACCCCACCGTTCTTCTCACTATCGCTGGGATGCTTCAATTCAAGCCTATCTTCCTTGGAAATGTTCCCAGACAAGTCCCTCGTGCTACTACTTCACAGCGCTGCATCCGTACTAATGATGTCAACAATGTTGGCAATACCTCAAGACATCATACCTTCTTTGAGATGCTTGGAAACTTCAGCTTTGGTGATTACTTCAAAAAACAAGCTATTCAATGGGCATGGGACCTATCTACTGTTGA GTTTGGTTTGCCTCCTCAAAGATTATGGATTAGTGTTTATCAAGATGATGATGAGTCTTTTCAGTTATGGTCTCAACAG GTTGGTGTTCCCGTTGAGCGAATAAAGAGGTTGGGTGAAGACGACAACTTTTGGACCAGTGGAGTCACGGGTCCATGTGGTCCTTGCTCCGAAATTTATTATGATTTTCATCCTGAGAGGGGATACATCGATGCC GATCTTGGTGATGATACGCGTTTTATAGAGTTCTACAATCTAGTATTCATGCAATACAATAAAAAAGACGATGGTTCTCTTGAACCGCTAAAGCAGATGAACATCGATACTGGGCTCGGTCTAGAGCGCTTGGCTCGCATTCTTCAAAAG GTTCCAAACAACTATGAAACTGACTTGATTCTCCCCATCATAGAGAAGGCGTCTCAATTAGCAAATGTTTCATATGGCATTTCTGATGATCAGACAAAGAGGTATCTGAAA atTGTAGGAGATCACATGCGTGCAATTGTGTTTCTCATCTCTGACGGGGTCGTCCCATCAAATGTTGGGAGGGGTTATGTAGTTAGACGGCTTATCAGAAGGGTTGTTCGTACAGGCAGGTTGCTTGGTATAAAAGGTGATGGTAGGGGAGACCTTGAAGGAGCATTTTTACCTACTATTGCTGAGAAAGTAGTAGAATTAAGTACACACATTGACGCTGATGTGAAGAACAGAGCACCCCGAATCCTCGAGGAGTTGAAGAGGGAAGAGTTTCGGTTTGTGCAGACGCTGGAAAGAGGAGAGAAGTTGCTTGATGAAAAGCTTGCAGATGCTATATCAAGTGCTGAACGAAATGGATCTGTACCTTGTTTGGCTGGTGAAGATGTGTTTATTTTGTATGACACTTATGGTTTCCCCATGGAAATAACAAAAGAAGTGGCTGAAGAGCGTGGTGTGTGTATTGACATGAATGGTTTTGATATTGAGATGGAGAAGCAAAGGCGTCAATCTCAAGCTGCACACAATACTGTCAAGCTTGCCATTGGAAGCGGGACAAATATTGCAGACAATGTACCTGACACTGAATTTATTGGATATGAAAGTCTTTATTGTAAAGCTATCGTAGCAAGCCTAGTGGTAAATGGCGATCCAGCTGTACAGGTCAGTGAAGGGAGTAATGTGGAAGTTTTGCTAAACAAGACTCCATTTTATGCTGAATCTGGAGGACAAATTGGAGATCATGGTTTTCTGTATATATCAGAGGGTGAGAATCAACCTAAAGCTGTAGTGGAGATAATAGATGTTCAGAAGTCTTTTGGTAATATATTTGTTCACAAGGGTAGAGTCCAAAAGGGTGTTGTAGAGGTTGGCAAACAAGTGGAAGCAACAGTGGATGTAAAGTTGAGGCAACGAGCTAAG GTTCATCATACTGCTACTCATTTACTACAAGCAGCACTTAAAAAAGTCATTGGTCAGGAGACCTCTCAAGCTGGTTCTTTGGTGGCATTTGATCGTCTCAGGTTTGATTTCAACTTCCACCGTCCACTTCTTGATAGCGAGCTTGCAGAAATTGAAGTGCTGATAAACGGATGGATTGAGAATGCGATTCTTCTTCAGACCAAAGTGATGCCTCTTGCTGATGCAAAAAGAGCAGGAGCAATTGCAATGTTTGGAGAAAAATATGGGGAAGAG GTACGTGTGGTAGAGGTTCCTGGAGTATCGATGGAACTTTGTGGTGGGACTCATGTCAGTAATACTTCTGAAATTCGTGGTTTTAAAGTAATTTCAGAGCAGGGTATTGCATCTGGTGTCAGGCGAATAGAAGCTGTAGCTGGGGAAGCTTTCATTGAATATGTCAATGCCCGAGATTCTTATCTGAAACAGCTATGTTCCACTCTCAAA GTTAAACCTGAAGAAGTAACTGCGAGGATAGAAAACCTTTTAGAGGAGTTACGGGTAGCAAGAAATGAAAATTCGGCTGTGCGTGCAAAAGCAGCAGTCTACAAAGCTTCAGTAATTGCAAACAGAGCGTTTTTGGTGGGGAACTCAAAACAGTACAG TGCAAAACCCTATTAA